Genomic segment of Zingiber officinale cultivar Zhangliang chromosome 11B, Zo_v1.1, whole genome shotgun sequence:
TGGTGGATAGGAGGGTGGAGGTCGTCTCTAGGTTGAAATCCCTTGAAGAATCCGCAGCGCCACTCATATCCTTTCTTCAAGATGCTAACTTGGTTCAGGAATTGAGGCCCGACAGACAGTATAATATCCAAATGCTTCACGACCGCTTTCAGGTTTGATATTTCGAATTCATTTATGCAAAGAGGGACGGTTTTCATCTAAACTACTTGCTGTTGATAAAGTTTGTATATAGGCTACTGCTGTAATTTGTCAAGTTTTAGGCAATGAGCAGCAAAAAGAGTTATTTTATGAGCAGTTGATGATGACTTTTTTCGCGTTGCCCATTGAATAGATTGGCGCTGATCAGATTGAGGCTCTTTATCAGTATGCAAAGTTCCAATTTGAATGTGGTAACTATTCTGGTGCTGCGGATTATTTGTACCAATATCGCGCCCTGTGCACTAATAGTGAGAGAAGTTTGAGTGCGTTGTGGGGAAAACTTGCTGCCGAAATTTTAATGCAAAATTGGGATGTTGCTCTCGAGGAGCTCAATCGTCTAAAAGAGATAATTGATTCAAAGGTACTATTTGTTATTTAATCCATAGAGTTTGGTCTCAGAAGTTTTATCTTGCTCACTTTAATCCTTTCTGTTTTGTTTGCATACTGTGCAgagtttttcttctcctttaaaTCAGTTGCAGAACAGAATCTGGCTGATGCACTGGAGCCTTTTCATCTTCTTTAACCATGAAAATGGAAGAAATAGTATCATTGATTTATTCTTCCAGGACAGGTGTTCCTTTTGTCCCGCTAAACTTTCTTTTCTCCAATATTTTCCATCTATAATTTGTGTAATTAGCATTAATTCATCTTATTCATTTTTTGTTAATAGTTTGTTAGTCACTTTAATGACTTGTTATTTAGAAGTTTTTTCCCTATCACAGAACAATTTTTCTCGTGGACAATTATATGCACTTCTATATACCCTTTACCATTGCCCCACTAGTCTATCAATCTTGTTACTCACTTGTGTTGGTTGTACTATATTACTCTTTATTTATTGTTTGAATTTCAAAATGAACCTTCTTTTTACTCACTGGTTTTGTTCTTGTATTTTCACTTCTGCCTTGTTTGTACCACTAGTTAATTTTCTGACTGCTTGTATTTACCTGGTTTCATAAATGCTCATCAAAGAAACAAAAGGAAACTTAGAACCACTGTAGATCATGCTTAGAAACAACTGGATGATAATAGAAAACCTGTTTGATGACTATGGGCCTAGTTAGTGAGATGGCTGCAACTGTTACTCAGTATTGGCTCGCTTAACTATTGTTCTAATTAGCTGCACCAGAGTCTATTTATTTAAGATGATAAGGATATGTTCAAGGGCAACAAACTGATTCTATATTTATGGGAGTTTATTAGAGTAGATGGTGCAAAGAATAGAGATAGACAAAAGGAAATGTTATCTTAAGTAATAAAAATGATTTACACGATTGGAGTATTACTAGCCATATATTCTTTCATAGAACTTTGTGAAGTGATAGGATTTTTATGACTGACCCCCAAAAAGTTGCCATTGAAATGCTTGGTCGATTTGACTAAGATATGTATACTTTGGATAGCTCTCCACAGTTTCCTTTCatataatctattttttttcctttgtgtGAGATGTCTGAAAAAATCTATGTAAGTGCTACATAGGCttgaaaatatatcatattcatgtatccGAAACATCATTTCAATGTGCTACAAAGACcagaaaataaacatttcaagAGTTAGAGGACATGGAATTGAAAGCTTATTCTTATGATAGGTTTTGTAATTGAAAACAGTAAATAGATAAAAACTCCTTTTTGGTTGACACCTTTCTACAAGGGATTTGGCAAACAATAGCTGACCTTTGGTGACAAAAGAGAGAACTTACTGAATTGCTCAATTTTAGAATGAAGAATTGTAACATGTAGTTAAAAGCATGAACTTGCTATAATATGAGATGAACAATCTTCATTTTTGAGCTACATATCGTTTTTTCCCATCTTGTCAGGTACTTGAATGCTATTCAGACAAATGCACATCACCTTCTCCGATATCTTGCCACCGCTGTCATTGTCaacaaaagaaggagaaatatgcTGAAAGAGTTGGTCAAAGTTATCCAACAAGAGCAGCACTGTTACAAGGATCCCATAACAGAACTTTTAGAATCTTTATATGTTAATTATGACTTTGATGAAGCTCAGAAGAAACTCAAGGAGTGTGAGCAAGTAAGTTTCATCAAGTAATACAATTTATTTGCCCATAGTAATTCTTATTGGAATATTTATC
This window contains:
- the LOC122034500 gene encoding eukaryotic translation initiation factor 3 subunit E-like, whose amino-acid sequence is MANHDLTSRIAPQLDRHLVFPLLEFLQERELYPNDEILKAKIQLLSHTNMVDYAMDIHKALYHTEDVPQAMVDRRVEVVSRLKSLEESAAPLISFLQDANLVQELRPDRQYNIQMLHDRFQIGADQIEALYQYAKFQFECGNYSGAADYLYQYRALCTNSERSLSALWGKLAAEILMQNWDVALEELNRLKEIIDSKSFSSPLNQLQNRIWLMHWSLFIFFNHENGRNSIIDLFFQDRYLNAIQTNAHHLLRYLATAVIVNKRRRNMLKELVKVIQQEQHCYKDPITELLESLYVNYDFDEAQKKLKECEQVILNDPFLGKRVGDSNFATVPLRDEFLENTRLFIFETYCRIHRCIDISVLAEKLNLNMTYDESLAWITNLIRNSKLEAKIDAALGTVTMPVVHQNVHEQIIESMKNLNTRTYLLAKNIVEPAQVAQASR